The genomic region ACTGGCTCGGCGACCCCGACGAGCTCGAGCTCGTACGGGCCCGAGCGGACGAGCTCACGATCCGCGCGATCGACCGGTCCCCGCTGCCGACCGACCTCGACCCTGAGCGGCTGCTCGCGCTCGTCGACGCCGAGCCGCACCGGTTCGTGGCCCAGGAGCGGCCGCACCACTCCCAGACCGTGTCGCTCGGCCCCGTCGGGGTGCGACCGGAGCCGGTCGTGATCCGCACGTTTTCGGTGCGGCACGGCTCGGCCTACCGCACCCTGCTCGGTGGTCTCGGATCGATCATGGAGACCGGTCGGGTGCCGCGGAGCAAGGACGTGTGGGTGCTCAAGGAGCGCGCCGACGAGCCCGACCAGCGCCTCCTCGAGGTCCTGCCCATGACCAACGTGCGGGCGCCGGCGGCGATGGTGCCCCGCGTGCTGGAGGACATGTACTGGTTCGGCCGGTACGCCGAGCGTGCGGAGGACACGCTGCGGCTGGTCATCGCCGCACACGGCCTGGCCCAGGACTTCCGCTACCGCCCGTGGTCCGCCGGCGGCCAGACGTTGCAGGTGCTGGTGCGCAAGCTGCACGACCTCAGCCCCGGCCCGGACGGCCCGCTCGACGGCGAGACGGTGGACGGCGCCGCCTACGACGACGAGCTGCGCTCGGTCCTGCTCGACCCGTTCCGACCGGGATCGGTGGCCCAGTCGATCGGCTCGCTGCGGGACGCGGCCCAGGCCGTGCGTGACCAGCTCTCGCCCGACGTCTGGCGGGTCTTCGGCGCGATCGACCGCGCGGCCGGGGTCCTGGCCGGCTCCCGCACGAGCCTGCAGGTCAACGACTCCGCCGGGCGCATGCTCACGGCGATCTCGGCGCTGCACGGTGTGACCGACTCGATGATGCGCGACGACGGGTGGCGCCTGATCGTCCTCGGTCGGGCCGTGGAACGGTGCCAGCAGGTCGTGCGTCTGATCGAGGGCACCGTCACGACCCGGCGCGGGATCGACGTCGATCGCGACGTCCTGACGTCCGTCCTGGGCGTCGCCGAGAGCGCCGTCACGCATCGTCGCCGCTACCGGGGGTACGTCCGGCCGGCCGGGGTCGTCGAGCTCCTGATGTTCGACGTCGACAACCCGCGATCGGTCGCGTTCAACCTCGATCGTGCCGCCGAGCTGCTCCGGGGGCTTCCGGCCTCGACCGGGTCCACGAGGCCGGAACGGCTGCTCGCCGACCTGCGCAGCGAGCTCGACGGCGTCGACCTCGCAGGTCTCGTCGTGATCGAGGGTGAGCGCCGGCCGTACCTCGAGCAGTCGTTGGGCTCGGTCCGCGCACTTCTCACTCGCTTCGCCGACGCGGTCGTCGAGGTCCACCTGACGTCCGCACCGACCCCGCGCTCGTTCGACCTGGTGGGCTCCCCGTGAGGTCCCGGTCATGAGGTACCAGGTCCGCCACACCACGACGTACACCTACGACGACGACGTCAGTGACAGCTACGGCATCGCGCACGTGACCCCGCGGGAGCTCCCGTGGCAGCGCGTGGGCGCCCACGAGGTCGTGGTGGATCCGGCCGCTCGCGACCTGCAGTCCACGGTCGACCACTTCGGGAACACCCGCACGTACTTCCAGGTCGACCAGCGCCACCAGGTGCTACGGGTCGAGGCGCGCTCCGAGGTGGAGGTGCACGCCGAGATCCGGGACGATCTCGCGGACGCCCAGGCGTGGGAGGTCTGCCGACCCCGGACCCGACCGGACGTGGCCGACGCGTGGTCGGCGCGCGAGCTGGCCCTCCGGTCCGACCTCGTGGCCCACACCGCGACGGCGCACGCCTACGCCGCGGAGTCACTCCTGCCGGGGCGGCCCGTCGCGGACGCGGCACTGGACCTCATGCACCGGATCCACTGCGACTTCGAGTACGAGCAGGGCGCCACGACCGTCACGAGCACGATCGACGACCTGTTCGAGGCGCGCGCTGGGGTGTGCCAAGACTTTGCGCACCTCACGCTGGCGTGCCTGCGTTCGCACGGTCTCGCCGCGCGCTACGTCAGCGGCTACCTCGCGACCGATCCTCCGCCCGGCCGCGACCGTGTGGTCGGCGCCGACGCCTCGCACGCCTGGGCCGCCGTCTGGGTGCCGGGCGGCCAGTGGCTCGCGATCGACCCCACCAACGACCAGCCGGCCGGGGAGCGCTACGTCACGACGGCGTGGGGGCGCGACTACGCGGACGTGCCGCCCGTGAAGGGCGTCATCTACAGCGACGCCTCGACCTCGCTGCTCGACGTCGAGGTCGACGTGGCGCCCGTGTGACCATCCGCCTTGGGGTCCTCTCCCCTCGCGGGGGTGGGCGCCGATCTGTCAGCATGTTCACCATGCAGGAGCCGGGCACGTCCGTCGCATCGAGGTACTGGATGTACCTCACGGCGCTCGCCGGGCTGGCCATCATCGTGCTGGGCCTGGTGCTCGGCCTGGTCGCCGGCATGGCGAGCCGGGGCGGCGACCGCGACGGCGCGGTGGAGCTGGCGCCCGGAGTGCCTGATCCGACCGAGGCGATCCTCGAGTGGGACCGGTCGTTCCGAGACGCGGACTGCGAGACCTTCCAGGAGAGGACCACCTCCGACTTCCGGGCTGAGTACGGGCAGGCGGAGGCCGACTACTCGACGTGCTCCGGTTTCCGCGACGGCCTCGAGGAGATCCAGGCCGGCAAGCCCCGCGACTTCTGGCGCACCTACCGGATCGAGGTCACCGACGTCTCGATCGACGGCTCGACGGCGCGGATCGAGACCGAGGAGACGTGGGAGTACCTCGAGCGGGGCGACGTCGAGCAGGCCTCGGACACGTACACCTACGACCTCGTCCTGGTCGACGGGGAGTGGCTCATCGACGACGCCAGCTTCCTGTACGACGGTGCCGAGACGCCGGTCTGACGACACCCTCGCTCGACGCGCGGACCGGACCCCGAGGCGCCACACTGGGGCGTGCGCAACTTCAGCTGTTCCACCTGTGACAACCGCCTCTACCTCGAGAACAGCGTCTGCGTCGTCTGCGGGTCGGCGCTCGGGTACTGGCGCGAGACCGCCGACATCGTCGTGGTCGACGATGAGGGCGTCTTCGCGGCCCCCGACGGCCTGGTGTGGCACGTCTGCCCCAACCTGAACCTCTCGGGCTGCACCTGGCTGACCCGGATCGAGGGGGAGCCTTGCGAGTCCTGCCAGCTCACCCGAACGCGCCCCGCGGACGACGACCCGGTCGGCCTGGCCCAGCTGCCCGTGGCGGAGT from Aeromicrobium sp. Sec7.5 harbors:
- a CDS encoding circularly permuted type 2 ATP-grasp protein, which encodes MLQDYSTAVAQPTLSPEPARYDEVVAPDGTLRPAWKALASSAIGLTHDELQRISGDIVRFLSDDGVRYSRPGESPSWWRLDPVPIVVSAAEWEPLEVGLAQRAEVLNAVLVDLYGPQTLLSSGVVPPEVVLGHSGFLRVLRGSSREPHPLLITATDVTRTATGDWQVLADRTGAPSGIGYAMENRRVISRVVPELYRGAALHRVAPFFQAVRAAMIDAAPGEASDPRVVLLSPGPQSETAYDQSFVASSLGFPLVEGSDLVVRDGIVWMRAYGRLERVDVIVRRVDAAFSDPLELRGDSQLGVPGLVEAVRRGSVTVVNGLGAGVVENLGLAPFLARACEVLLDEPLRLPTIRSYWLGDPDELELVRARADELTIRAIDRSPLPTDLDPERLLALVDAEPHRFVAQERPHHSQTVSLGPVGVRPEPVVIRTFSVRHGSAYRTLLGGLGSIMETGRVPRSKDVWVLKERADEPDQRLLEVLPMTNVRAPAAMVPRVLEDMYWFGRYAERAEDTLRLVIAAHGLAQDFRYRPWSAGGQTLQVLVRKLHDLSPGPDGPLDGETVDGAAYDDELRSVLLDPFRPGSVAQSIGSLRDAAQAVRDQLSPDVWRVFGAIDRAAGVLAGSRTSLQVNDSAGRMLTAISALHGVTDSMMRDDGWRLIVLGRAVERCQQVVRLIEGTVTTRRGIDVDRDVLTSVLGVAESAVTHRRRYRGYVRPAGVVELLMFDVDNPRSVAFNLDRAAELLRGLPASTGSTRPERLLADLRSELDGVDLAGLVVIEGERRPYLEQSLGSVRALLTRFADAVVEVHLTSAPTPRSFDLVGSP
- a CDS encoding transglutaminase family protein → MRYQVRHTTTYTYDDDVSDSYGIAHVTPRELPWQRVGAHEVVVDPAARDLQSTVDHFGNTRTYFQVDQRHQVLRVEARSEVEVHAEIRDDLADAQAWEVCRPRTRPDVADAWSARELALRSDLVAHTATAHAYAAESLLPGRPVADAALDLMHRIHCDFEYEQGATTVTSTIDDLFEARAGVCQDFAHLTLACLRSHGLAARYVSGYLATDPPPGRDRVVGADASHAWAAVWVPGGQWLAIDPTNDQPAGERYVTTAWGRDYADVPPVKGVIYSDASTSLLDVEVDVAPV